A genomic segment from Micromonospora echinaurantiaca encodes:
- a CDS encoding ABC transporter ATP-binding protein, producing MDDAIAVRDLVVDRGGRRVLHGISATVPRGAVTGLLGPSGSGKTTLMRAVVGVQVVTAGTVTVLGRPAGSAELRRRVGYLTQAPSVYADLTVRENARYFAALHGRGRADADRAVADVGLADAATQLVGTLSGGQRSRASLACALVGDPELVILDEPTVGQDPVLRADLWARFHELAANGTALLVSSHVMDEAARCDRLLLIREGRLIADDTPDAIRAAAGVADLDEAFLRLIRASETAGAAPAGIGGTAGAAGGETS from the coding sequence ATGGACGACGCGATCGCCGTCCGCGACCTGGTCGTCGACCGGGGCGGACGGCGGGTGCTGCACGGGATCAGCGCCACGGTGCCGCGCGGCGCGGTCACCGGGCTGCTCGGTCCGAGCGGCAGCGGCAAGACCACGCTGATGCGCGCGGTGGTCGGGGTGCAGGTGGTCACCGCCGGCACGGTCACCGTGCTGGGCCGGCCCGCCGGCTCGGCCGAGCTGCGCCGCCGGGTCGGCTACCTGACCCAGGCGCCGAGCGTCTACGCCGACCTCACCGTGCGGGAGAACGCGCGCTACTTCGCCGCGCTGCACGGGCGTGGCCGGGCCGACGCCGACCGGGCGGTGGCCGACGTCGGGCTCGCCGACGCCGCCACCCAGCTGGTCGGCACCCTCTCCGGCGGCCAGCGCAGCCGGGCGTCGCTGGCCTGCGCCCTGGTCGGCGACCCGGAGCTGGTCATCCTCGACGAGCCGACCGTCGGGCAGGACCCGGTGCTGCGGGCCGACCTCTGGGCCCGGTTCCACGAGCTGGCGGCGAACGGGACGGCCCTGTTGGTGTCCAGCCACGTGATGGACGAGGCGGCCCGCTGCGACCGGCTGCTGCTCATCCGGGAGGGGCGGCTGATCGCCGACGACACCCCGGACGCCATCCGGGCCGCCGCCGGGGTGGCCGACCTCGACGAGGCGTTCCTACGGCTGATCAGGGCGTCCGAGACGGCCGGTGCCGCGCCGGCCGGCATCGGCGGTACGGCCGGCGCCGCCGGAGGGGAGACGTCGTGA
- a CDS encoding MerR family transcriptional regulator, with the protein MDISTRESTLTVGEAAERVGLTTYTLRWYEQEGLVAPVGRDSAGRRRYTAGDVDWLFLLTRLRRTGMPVRDMRRYADLARQGDGTLGARRALFEAHRARVLARMADLTEDLRVLDHKIDAYRRAEGRCEGS; encoded by the coding sequence GTGGACATCAGCACCCGGGAGAGCACGCTCACCGTTGGCGAGGCGGCCGAGCGGGTCGGCCTCACCACCTACACACTGCGCTGGTACGAGCAGGAGGGGCTGGTGGCCCCGGTCGGGCGGGACTCGGCCGGGCGGCGCCGGTACACCGCCGGTGACGTCGACTGGCTGTTCCTGCTCACCCGGCTGCGGCGGACCGGGATGCCGGTGCGGGACATGCGCCGCTACGCCGACCTGGCCCGCCAGGGCGACGGCACGCTCGGCGCCCGGCGGGCGCTGTTCGAGGCGCACCGCGCCCGGGTGCTGGCGCGGATGGCCGACCTGACGGAGGACCTGAGGGTCCTCGACCACAAGATCGATGCGTACCGGCGGGCGGAGGGACGCTGCGAAGGGTCATAG
- the rpsD gene encoding 30S ribosomal protein S4, whose amino-acid sequence MNHPRPKARLSRALGIPLTRKCVKYFERRPFPPGVHGRQRRKTSDYQVRLLEKQRLRHQYNVSEAQLRRAFDEAHRGAGKTGESLIALLERRLDAVVHRAGLARSIYQARQLVNHGHFTVDGRTVDRPSYRLRPGQVVAVRERSRQAPPFQLAATGANAGDGPGRPYLSVALTDLRATLVREPARHEVPVVCDEQLVVEFYSR is encoded by the coding sequence GTGAACCACCCCAGGCCCAAGGCCCGGCTCTCCCGGGCCCTCGGCATCCCCCTCACCCGCAAGTGCGTGAAGTACTTCGAGCGGCGACCCTTCCCGCCGGGGGTACACGGCCGACAGCGCCGCAAGACCTCGGACTACCAGGTGCGGCTGTTGGAGAAGCAGCGGCTGCGCCACCAGTACAACGTCAGCGAGGCCCAGCTGCGCCGGGCCTTCGACGAGGCGCACCGCGGCGCCGGCAAGACCGGCGAGAGCCTGATCGCGCTGCTGGAGCGGCGGCTCGACGCGGTGGTGCACCGGGCCGGGCTGGCCCGCAGCATCTACCAGGCCCGGCAGCTGGTCAACCACGGGCACTTCACGGTCGACGGCCGCACGGTCGACCGCCCCTCCTACCGGCTGCGCCCCGGCCAGGTGGTGGCCGTCCGCGAGCGCAGCCGCCAGGCGCCGCCCTTCCAGCTCGCCGCCACCGGCGCCAACGCCGGCGACGGCCCCGGCCGCCCGTACCTGTCGGTGGCCCTGACCGACCTGCGCGCCACCCTGGTCCGCGAGCCGGCCCGGCACGAGGTGCCGGTGGTCTGCGACGAGCAGCTCGTCGTGGAGTTCTACTCCCGCTGA
- a CDS encoding TetR/AcrR family transcriptional regulator: protein MARRTGRRPGKPGTREAILDAARAAFAERGFDGASIRAIAATAGVDPALVHHYFGSKDQLFLAAMNAPVNPGELIPRIVAGDRDGLGERLVRLFLSVWDSPAGTAGVALLRSAMSNEWTARLLREFLVTQVLRRVLDHLDVDPAELPLRGSLVASQLIGLAVMRHVVRLEPVASAPAETLVAAVAPTVQRYLTGDLPT from the coding sequence ATGGCACGGCGGACCGGCCGACGACCAGGCAAGCCGGGCACCCGGGAAGCGATCCTCGACGCGGCGCGCGCCGCATTCGCCGAGCGGGGCTTCGACGGGGCCTCCATCCGGGCCATCGCCGCCACGGCCGGGGTCGACCCGGCCCTGGTGCACCACTACTTCGGCAGCAAGGACCAGCTCTTCCTGGCCGCCATGAACGCGCCCGTCAACCCGGGCGAGCTGATCCCACGGATCGTCGCCGGCGACCGCGACGGTCTCGGCGAGCGGCTGGTGCGCCTCTTCCTCAGCGTCTGGGACTCCCCGGCCGGCACGGCCGGCGTGGCGCTGCTGCGCTCGGCGATGAGCAACGAGTGGACCGCCAGGCTGCTGCGCGAGTTCCTGGTCACCCAGGTGCTCCGCCGGGTGCTCGACCACCTCGACGTGGACCCGGCCGAGCTGCCGCTGCGCGGCTCGCTGGTGGCCAGCCAGCTGATCGGGCTGGCCGTGATGCGGCACGTGGTGCGGCTGGAACCGGTCGCCTCCGCTCCGGCGGAGACCCTGGTCGCCGCCGTGGCCCCCACCGTGCAGCGCTACCTCACCGGCGACCTCCCGACCTAA
- a CDS encoding DUF2470 domain-containing protein, protein MRPSPAEIVRTLVAGRLPGLVHVAHRPGPHHVRHVTDQEGRVLLLVPVVSDLAAALRPADGDTDVPAVLDVLDLPPSAGAPSLGRAWVSGWATRLDGDEARRAALDFAAMDPTGDLLDVGTRFRLHRFEVVEARWDRAGSVRRIDPEVYAEAEPDPLHPVEGELLIDLAEHHAAEVAGYLRRQLGLADGGGHGVPRVVRIDRYGLMVSYGRPGARRRARLTFPHPVADHAELARLLHPMLCRRAAATGHAESA, encoded by the coding sequence ATGCGGCCCAGCCCGGCGGAGATCGTCCGAACCCTCGTCGCGGGCCGACTGCCCGGCCTCGTCCACGTCGCCCACCGGCCCGGCCCGCACCACGTCCGGCACGTCACCGACCAGGAGGGGCGGGTGCTGCTCCTGGTGCCGGTGGTCAGCGACCTCGCCGCCGCGCTGCGCCCGGCCGACGGCGACACCGACGTCCCGGCGGTGCTCGACGTGCTCGACCTGCCCCCGTCGGCCGGCGCGCCGTCGCTCGGCCGCGCCTGGGTCTCCGGCTGGGCGACCCGGCTCGACGGCGACGAGGCCCGGCGGGCCGCCCTCGACTTCGCCGCCATGGACCCGACCGGTGACCTGCTCGACGTCGGCACCCGGTTCCGGCTCCACCGCTTCGAGGTGGTCGAGGCCCGCTGGGACCGCGCCGGCTCCGTGCGCCGGATCGACCCCGAGGTGTACGCCGAGGCGGAGCCGGATCCGCTGCACCCGGTCGAGGGCGAGCTACTGATCGACCTCGCCGAGCACCACGCCGCCGAGGTGGCCGGCTACCTGCGCCGGCAGCTCGGTCTGGCCGACGGCGGCGGCCACGGCGTACCCCGCGTGGTGCGGATCGACAGGTACGGCCTGATGGTGTCGTACGGCCGGCCCGGCGCGCGGCGGCGGGCCCGGTTGACCTTCCCGCACCCGGTCGCCGACCACGCCGAACTGGCTCGCCTGCTGCACCCGATGCTGTGCCGCCGGGCCGCCGCGACCGGCCACGCCGAATCCGCCTGA
- a CDS encoding ABC transporter permease, with protein sequence MNPRILAVTTGRILRQLRHDRRTVALLLVVPALLLTLVYYMYADQPAPPGQPSAFDRIALIMLGFFPFIVMFLVTSIAMLRERTTGTLERLLTTPLAKADLLFGYGIAFGLAGAVQATVASAVAYWLFDLDTAGGSGLVIMIAALNAVLAVALGLFCSAFARTEFQAVQFMPVVVAPQLLLCGLFVPRGEMAGWLQAVSDVLPLSYAVEALQEVGANAEPTGTMWRDVAVVGGAAVLALVLAAATLRRRSG encoded by the coding sequence GTGAACCCGAGGATCCTGGCGGTCACCACCGGCCGCATCCTGCGCCAGCTGCGCCACGACCGGCGTACCGTGGCCCTGCTGCTGGTGGTGCCGGCCCTGCTACTCACCCTGGTCTACTACATGTACGCCGACCAGCCCGCCCCGCCCGGCCAGCCGTCCGCCTTCGACCGGATCGCGCTGATCATGCTCGGCTTCTTTCCGTTCATCGTGATGTTCCTGGTGACCAGCATCGCGATGCTCCGCGAGCGCACCACCGGCACGCTGGAACGCCTGCTCACCACGCCGCTGGCCAAGGCAGACCTGCTCTTCGGCTACGGCATCGCCTTCGGGCTGGCCGGCGCGGTGCAGGCCACCGTCGCCTCGGCCGTGGCGTACTGGCTGTTCGACCTGGACACCGCCGGCGGCAGCGGGCTGGTCATCATGATCGCCGCGTTGAACGCGGTGCTCGCGGTGGCGCTGGGCCTGTTCTGCAGCGCCTTCGCCCGCACCGAGTTCCAGGCCGTACAGTTCATGCCGGTCGTGGTCGCCCCTCAGCTGCTGCTCTGCGGGCTCTTCGTGCCCCGGGGCGAGATGGCCGGCTGGTTGCAGGCGGTCAGCGACGTGCTGCCGCTGTCGTACGCCGTCGAGGCGTTGCAGGAGGTCGGCGCGAACGCCGAGCCGACCGGCACCATGTGGCGGGACGTCGCGGTGGTCGGCGGGGCGGCGGTGCTGGCCCTGGTGCTGGCCGCGGCCACCCTGCGGCGACGCAGCGGCTGA
- the hisI gene encoding phosphoribosyl-AMP cyclohydrolase codes for MSVPDAPVTGAHPRPSGPADGGPARPSRLDPAIAARLRRTPDGLVAAVVRAHDTGEVLMVAWMDDEALHRTLTTGRATYWSRSRREYWVKGATSGHHQYVRSVALDCDGDALLVSVEQVGAACHTGHRSCFFTELPVDAAGDRS; via the coding sequence GTGTCCGTACCTGACGCGCCGGTGACCGGCGCCCACCCCCGCCCGAGCGGGCCGGCGGACGGCGGCCCGGCCCGCCCGTCCCGGCTCGACCCGGCCATCGCGGCCCGGCTGCGCCGTACCCCGGACGGCCTGGTCGCCGCCGTGGTCCGCGCGCACGACACCGGCGAGGTGCTGATGGTCGCCTGGATGGACGACGAGGCGTTGCACCGCACGCTGACCACCGGCCGGGCCACCTACTGGTCGCGCAGCCGGCGCGAGTACTGGGTCAAGGGCGCCACCTCCGGGCACCACCAGTACGTCCGCTCGGTCGCCCTGGACTGCGACGGGGACGCGCTGCTGGTCAGCGTCGAGCAGGTGGGCGCCGCCTGCCACACCGGGCACCGCAGCTGCTTCTTCACCGAGCTGCCGGTCGACGCGGCGGGGGACCGGTCGTGA